In Xenorhabdus ishibashii, the following are encoded in one genomic region:
- the ydiJ gene encoding D-2-hydroxyglutarate dehydrogenase YdiJ codes for MIPRISQAPCVSELTQNYLTALKEAGFTGDTTSSYADRLTMATDNSIYQLLPQAVVFPRSSADVVLLTRIAEEKRFKALTFTPRGGGTGTNGQSLNDGIVVDMSRYMNRILEINPEQGWVRVEAGVIKDQLNQYLKPFGYFFSPELSTSNRATLGGMINTDASGQGSLVYGKTSDHILGIRAVLLGGEMLDTRPMNIALAESIAQEESTVGRVYKTVLERCREQRQLIIEKFPKLNRFLTGYDLRHVFSDDMQSFDLTRILTGSEGTLAFITEATLDITPLPKVRRLVNVKYNSFDSALRNAPFMVEAKALSVETVDSKVLNLAREDIIWHSVKELITDVPDKDMQGLNIVEFSGNDEQKIDQQLQALCLRLDELMEKNQAGIIGYQMCHDLADIERIYAMRKKSVGLLGNSKGPAKPIPFVEDTCVPPQHLADYIAEFRQLLDNHKLNYGMFGHVDAGVLHVRPALDMCDPQQEILMKQISDEVVHLTAKYGGLLWGEHGKGFRAEYSPAFFGEVLYSELRRIKAAFDPLNRLNPGKICPPIGVDAPMMKVDAAKRGTYDRIIPVNVRNAFRGAMECNGNGLCFNFDVKSPMCPSMKISQHRIHSPKGRATLVREWLRLLTEQGVEPKLLEQGLDQARPSLRGLIEKTRHSWQAWRGEYDFSHEVKEAMSGCLACKACSTQCPIKIDVPSFRSRFLALYHSRYLRPLRDHIVANVEHSTPLMAKAPRVFNFFLKQPWVQKISQHTIGMADLPLLSYPTLQQQLAGHYAARTTLEQLEGLSSLQRDQHVLIVQDPFTSYYDAKVVTDFVLLVEKLGYKPVLLPFSPNGKAQHVKGFLKRFAKTAGKTADFLNRIARLNIPMVGVDPALVLCYRDEYDAILGQRRGNFKVQLVHEWLTSILPETMSQAKNDNSISRHNWYLLGHCTEVTALPNSGKEWSDIFCHFGHQLNHVSVGCCGMAGTYGHEKKNLERSIGIYKLSWAPALKNLSLEHCLSTGYSCRSQVKRIEGKLLKHPLQALLEIMP; via the coding sequence ATGATCCCACGTATATCACAAGCCCCCTGTGTCAGTGAACTGACACAGAACTATTTGACTGCACTGAAAGAAGCGGGCTTTACCGGAGATACCACCAGTAGCTATGCCGATAGGCTGACCATGGCGACAGATAACAGTATTTATCAATTGTTGCCACAAGCTGTTGTATTTCCTCGTTCCAGTGCTGATGTTGTATTACTGACAAGAATAGCAGAAGAGAAACGTTTTAAGGCTTTGACATTTACCCCACGCGGCGGGGGAACGGGCACAAATGGGCAATCACTTAACGATGGTATTGTGGTGGACATGTCCCGTTATATGAACCGCATTCTGGAAATCAACCCAGAGCAAGGGTGGGTAAGAGTCGAAGCCGGTGTTATCAAAGATCAACTTAATCAATATCTAAAACCTTTCGGTTATTTTTTCTCCCCAGAACTTTCAACCAGTAATCGTGCTACGTTGGGCGGTATGATTAATACAGATGCTTCCGGTCAGGGATCGCTGGTTTATGGCAAAACTTCGGATCATATACTGGGTATACGTGCTGTTTTATTGGGAGGGGAAATGTTAGATACCCGTCCCATGAACATAGCATTGGCGGAATCGATTGCGCAAGAAGAGAGCACTGTTGGTCGTGTTTATAAAACGGTACTCGAGCGTTGCCGTGAACAACGGCAATTAATTATTGAGAAATTCCCTAAACTCAACCGATTTCTGACGGGATACGATTTACGTCATGTATTCAGCGATGATATGCAGTCTTTTGATCTCACCCGTATTTTGACTGGTTCTGAAGGTACTCTGGCCTTCATTACCGAGGCGACACTGGATATCACGCCGTTACCTAAAGTCAGACGACTGGTAAATGTCAAATATAACTCCTTTGATTCTGCCTTACGTAATGCTCCCTTTATGGTAGAAGCTAAAGCGCTCTCAGTTGAGACGGTAGATTCTAAGGTACTCAATCTGGCGCGTGAAGATATCATCTGGCATTCAGTGAAAGAACTGATTACTGATGTGCCTGATAAGGATATGCAAGGCCTGAATATTGTCGAATTCAGTGGTAATGATGAACAAAAAATTGATCAGCAGTTGCAGGCGCTTTGCTTACGCCTTGATGAATTGATGGAAAAAAATCAGGCAGGCATTATTGGCTATCAGATGTGCCATGATTTAGCGGATATTGAGCGCATTTATGCCATGCGGAAAAAATCCGTCGGGTTATTAGGTAACAGTAAAGGGCCGGCTAAACCCATTCCGTTTGTCGAAGATACCTGTGTTCCTCCTCAACATCTTGCCGATTATATCGCTGAATTTCGCCAGCTTTTGGATAATCACAAACTGAATTACGGTATGTTTGGACATGTAGATGCAGGTGTTTTGCACGTGCGTCCTGCGTTGGATATGTGTGATCCTCAACAGGAAATCTTGATGAAACAGATTTCTGATGAAGTTGTTCACTTGACGGCCAAATATGGCGGTTTGTTATGGGGAGAACATGGAAAGGGTTTTCGGGCAGAATATAGCCCTGCCTTTTTTGGTGAGGTTTTGTATAGCGAACTGCGCCGAATAAAAGCGGCGTTTGATCCTCTTAATCGACTCAATCCGGGGAAAATCTGCCCACCCATTGGAGTCGATGCCCCAATGATGAAAGTTGATGCAGCTAAGCGTGGGACTTACGACCGTATCATTCCGGTCAATGTCAGGAATGCATTTCGTGGAGCAATGGAATGTAATGGTAATGGGTTATGCTTCAATTTCGACGTCAAAAGCCCAATGTGTCCGTCAATGAAAATCAGCCAGCATCGCATACATTCCCCCAAAGGCAGGGCGACCTTGGTGAGAGAGTGGTTGCGGCTTTTGACGGAGCAGGGAGTTGAACCCAAATTATTGGAGCAAGGGTTGGATCAGGCACGACCCAGCTTGCGGGGATTGATTGAAAAGACGCGTCATAGTTGGCAGGCATGGCGAGGTGAATATGATTTCTCACATGAAGTTAAAGAGGCGATGTCAGGTTGTTTGGCCTGCAAGGCTTGTTCAACACAATGTCCGATCAAGATAGATGTCCCTTCATTTCGTTCCCGTTTCTTAGCGTTGTATCACAGCCGTTATTTGCGTCCATTGCGTGATCATATTGTTGCTAATGTTGAACACAGTACGCCATTAATGGCAAAGGCACCGCGAGTATTTAATTTTTTCCTGAAACAACCTTGGGTACAAAAAATCAGCCAGCATACCATTGGTATGGCGGATCTGCCGTTACTCTCCTATCCGACATTACAGCAGCAACTTGCTGGTCATTATGCTGCAAGGACGACGCTGGAACAGTTGGAAGGCTTATCATCACTACAGCGTGACCAACATGTGCTTATTGTCCAAGACCCTTTTACAAGTTATTACGATGCGAAAGTGGTCACTGATTTTGTATTGCTGGTAGAAAAGCTGGGGTATAAACCGGTCTTATTGCCATTTTCACCTAATGGAAAAGCACAGCATGTCAAAGGGTTCTTGAAGCGATTTGCCAAAACCGCGGGAAAAACGGCTGACTTCCTTAATCGTATTGCGCGTCTGAATATTCCTATGGTAGGTGTCGATCCTGCTTTAGTTCTGTGTTACCGAGATGAATATGACGCTATTCTCGGTCAACGGAGAGGAAATTTTAAGGTTCAGTTAGTACATGAATGGTTAACCAGTATTCTGCCGGAAACAATGTCACAAGCGAAAAACGATAACTCAATATCCAGACATAACTGGTATCTGCTCGGACACTGTACCGAAGTGACAGCATTGCCTAATAGCGGTAAAGAGTGGTCTGATATCTTCTGCCATTTTGGTCATCAATTGAATCATGTCAGTGTCGGATGTTGTGGTATGGCGGGTACATATGGTCATGAAAAGAAAAATCTGGAGAGATCCATTGGCATCTACAAACTTTCATGGGCTCCGGCACTGAAAAATCTATCCTTAGAACATTGCCTGAGTACAGGGTATTCGTGTCGCAGCCAGGTGAAGCGCATAGAAGGAAAATTACTTAAACATCCATTACAAGCCTTATTGGAGATAATGCCGTGA
- the ydiK gene encoding AI-2E family transporter YdiK, with protein sequence MEKSQSHPDLPKLLFALFFILLLITTSFWVLSPFILGFIWSGMVVIATWPLLEKLQQRLWGKRWIAVSIMTLLLVLLFVIPIALLVNSLVENSAPLIEWAKSPSSFQLPQLEWLNRIPVIGEDLYFKWQDLIADGSNMLLNKIPPYIGKAATWFFTQAANAGRFLFHLVLMVMFSVLLYWKGDQVMLSIRHFAIRLADKRGDAVVLLAAQSIRAVALGVVVTALVQAIAGGIGLAIAGIPYPMILTVLMFVCCVAQLGPLLVLVPSIAWLYWTGETTWGTILIIWSLVLTTMDGVLRPFLIRLGADLPMILILTGVIGGILSLGVIGLFIGPVVLAVSYSLLLAWMNEVPKPEEKLTDMKKHVEKKHIK encoded by the coding sequence ATGGAAAAATCACAATCACACCCAGATCTACCTAAACTATTATTTGCTCTATTCTTCATTTTATTACTCATTACCACCAGCTTTTGGGTCTTAAGTCCCTTTATTTTAGGATTTATTTGGTCAGGAATGGTGGTTATCGCAACCTGGCCATTATTGGAGAAATTACAACAACGATTATGGGGAAAACGCTGGATTGCGGTTTCTATCATGACGTTACTATTAGTTTTATTATTTGTTATCCCTATTGCATTACTTGTCAACAGCTTAGTAGAAAATAGCGCACCATTGATTGAATGGGCAAAATCGCCTTCTTCTTTCCAACTGCCACAGTTAGAGTGGCTCAATCGGATACCTGTCATTGGTGAGGATTTATATTTTAAATGGCAGGATTTGATTGCTGATGGCAGTAACATGCTTCTCAACAAAATTCCCCCTTACATCGGTAAAGCCGCAACCTGGTTTTTTACCCAAGCCGCTAATGCAGGACGTTTTCTTTTCCATCTGGTGCTAATGGTAATGTTCAGTGTATTACTTTATTGGAAAGGTGATCAGGTGATGCTGAGTATCCGCCATTTTGCTATCCGGCTGGCAGATAAACGAGGTGATGCCGTAGTGTTACTGGCTGCCCAATCCATTCGGGCTGTCGCTCTTGGCGTGGTTGTAACGGCGTTGGTTCAAGCCATTGCAGGCGGAATCGGACTGGCAATTGCCGGCATTCCGTATCCAATGATATTGACAGTACTGATGTTTGTATGCTGTGTTGCCCAGCTTGGGCCTCTGCTTGTTCTCGTTCCATCTATCGCATGGCTTTATTGGACGGGAGAAACAACCTGGGGAACCATTTTAATTATCTGGAGTCTGGTATTAACTACAATGGATGGCGTCCTGCGCCCTTTCCTGATCCGTCTTGGTGCCGATTTGCCTATGATATTAATTCTTACTGGTGTCATAGGTGGGATACTTTCATTGGGTGTCATTGGACTATTTATTGGGCCGGTTGTACTGGCTGTTTCTTACAGCTTACTATTGGCATGGATGAATGAAGTTCCTAAACCCGAAGAAAAATTGACAGATATGAAAAAACACGTCGAGAAAAAGCACATTAAATAA
- the ppsA gene encoding phosphoenolpyruvate synthase, giving the protein MSNSGLTSSNVLWYNQLGMNDVNRVGGKNASLGEMITNLAELGVSVPNGFATTAQAFNDFLEQSGVNQRIYQLLDETNVDDVNQLAKAGAQIRQWVIDTPFTAQLEKDIRDAYLQLSEGEPDTSFAVRSSATAEDMPDASFAGQQETFLNVQGIDAVMVAIKHVFASLFNDRAISYRVHQGYDHRGVALSAGIQRMVRSDLASSGVMFTIDTESGFDQVVFITSAYGLGEMVVQGAVNPDEFYVHKPTLKNNRPAIVRRNLGSKKIRMVYADSKEHGEQVRTEAVSEELRNRFSLVDSEVEELARQALLIEKHYGRPMDIEWAKDGHNGKLYIVQARPETVRSNQQVMERYQLNEQGDVLIEGRAIGHRIGVGTVKVIHNLSEMDRIQVGDVLVTDMTDPDWEPIMKRAAAIVTNRGGRTCHAAIIARELGIPAVVGCGDATERLQEGQQVTVSCSEGDTGYVYQNKLDFSIQSSQIDKLPELDVKIMMNVGNPDRAFDFACLPNEGVGLARLEFIINRMIGVHPRALLEYSKQSFELREQIKSLMVGYDDPIEFYVGKLTEGIATLAAAFWPKRVIVRLSDFKSNEYANLVGGDRYEPHEENPMLGFRGAGRYVSDSFRQCFALECEAIKRVRNVMGLTNVEVMIPFVRTVAQAEAVVAELASQGLKRGENGLKVIMMCEIPSNALLADQFLEYFDGFSIGSNDMTQLALGLDRDSGVVSELFDERNDAVKQLLSMAIQAAKRQGKYVGICGQGPSDHEDFAQWLMKEGIDSLSLNPDTVVKTWIALAENN; this is encoded by the coding sequence ATGTCCAATAGTGGCCTCACCTCAAGCAATGTGCTCTGGTATAACCAATTAGGCATGAATGATGTTAATCGGGTTGGCGGTAAGAACGCCTCACTTGGCGAGATGATTACCAATCTGGCTGAACTTGGCGTGTCTGTTCCTAATGGTTTTGCTACAACTGCACAGGCATTTAATGATTTTCTGGAACAAAGTGGTGTGAACCAGCGTATTTATCAATTGCTGGATGAAACCAATGTTGATGATGTCAATCAATTGGCTAAAGCTGGTGCGCAGATCCGTCAGTGGGTGATTGATACGCCATTTACAGCTCAGCTTGAAAAAGATATTCGTGATGCCTACTTGCAATTGTCTGAAGGCGAGCCTGATACCTCTTTCGCTGTGCGCTCTTCCGCCACAGCAGAAGATATGCCAGATGCTTCTTTTGCTGGACAGCAAGAAACTTTCTTGAATGTGCAAGGCATTGATGCAGTTATGGTGGCTATCAAACATGTTTTTGCATCACTTTTTAATGACCGTGCTATTTCCTACCGTGTCCATCAGGGTTATGACCACCGCGGTGTTGCACTTTCTGCCGGTATACAGCGCATGGTACGTTCTGATTTGGCTTCGTCTGGGGTGATGTTTACGATTGACACTGAATCAGGTTTTGATCAGGTTGTGTTCATTACATCAGCTTATGGTTTAGGGGAAATGGTTGTGCAGGGGGCGGTAAACCCTGATGAATTTTATGTCCATAAACCGACATTGAAAAACAATCGCCCTGCAATAGTGCGCCGTAATCTTGGTTCTAAAAAAATCCGCATGGTTTATGCAGATAGCAAAGAGCATGGGGAGCAAGTGCGTACAGAAGCAGTATCAGAGGAATTGCGCAATCGTTTCTCTTTGGTTGACAGTGAAGTGGAGGAGTTGGCCAGACAGGCTTTGCTGATTGAGAAACATTATGGTCGTCCGATGGATATCGAGTGGGCGAAAGATGGGCACAATGGCAAGTTATATATTGTTCAGGCTCGCCCTGAAACTGTCCGATCAAATCAGCAAGTAATGGAGCGTTACCAACTCAATGAGCAAGGCGATGTATTGATAGAAGGTCGAGCAATTGGGCATCGTATTGGTGTTGGGACTGTCAAGGTTATCCACAATCTTAGTGAGATGGATCGCATTCAAGTGGGGGATGTGCTGGTCACTGATATGACTGATCCGGATTGGGAACCGATCATGAAAAGGGCAGCCGCTATTGTCACTAATCGTGGTGGGCGTACCTGCCATGCTGCCATTATTGCTCGTGAACTGGGTATTCCTGCCGTTGTTGGTTGTGGTGATGCAACTGAACGTTTGCAAGAAGGCCAACAGGTAACGGTTTCTTGTTCAGAAGGTGATACGGGGTACGTTTATCAGAATAAATTAGACTTCAGTATTCAGAGTTCCCAAATTGATAAACTGCCGGAATTGGATGTGAAGATCATGATGAATGTGGGCAATCCTGATCGCGCATTTGATTTTGCCTGTTTACCAAATGAAGGAGTTGGCCTGGCTCGACTGGAGTTCATTATTAACCGAATGATTGGTGTACATCCTCGTGCTTTGCTTGAATACTCCAAACAATCTTTTGAGTTGCGAGAGCAAATTAAATCGTTGATGGTTGGCTATGATGATCCAATTGAATTTTATGTAGGGAAATTGACAGAAGGGATTGCAACGCTCGCGGCAGCATTTTGGCCTAAGCGTGTGATTGTTCGCTTATCAGATTTCAAATCCAATGAATATGCGAACTTAGTGGGTGGAGACAGGTATGAGCCACATGAAGAAAACCCAATGCTGGGTTTCCGTGGGGCAGGGCGTTACGTTTCTGATAGCTTCCGTCAATGTTTTGCTTTGGAATGTGAGGCGATCAAACGGGTACGCAATGTGATGGGATTAACTAATGTTGAAGTGATGATCCCGTTTGTTCGTACCGTTGCTCAGGCGGAAGCGGTGGTGGCGGAATTGGCATCTCAAGGTTTGAAGCGCGGTGAGAATGGCTTGAAAGTTATCATGATGTGTGAAATTCCATCGAATGCGTTGTTAGCAGATCAATTCCTTGAATATTTTGATGGCTTCTCAATTGGTTCAAATGATATGACGCAATTAGCTTTGGGATTAGATCGCGATTCTGGTGTCGTATCCGAATTATTTGATGAACGTAATGACGCGGTGAAACAATTGCTTTCCATGGCCATTCAAGCAGCTAAACGGCAGGGGAAATATGTTGGTATCTGTGGGCAAGGACCTTCGGATCATGAAGATTTTGCTCAGTGGCTAATGAAGGAAGGAATTGACAGTTTATCGTTGAATCCTGATACAGTCGTGAAAACGTGGATTGCTTTGGCTGAAAATAATTAA
- the ppsR gene encoding posphoenolpyruvate synthetase regulatory kinase/phosphorylase PpsR: protein MIEIHSPQTIENEILERSVFFISDGTAITAEVLGHAVLSQFPIAITSYTLPFVTSKTRAEEVREQINAIYQQTQIKPLVFYSIISDEIKSIITRSNGFCQDIVQTLVAPLQQEIGLEPKPELHRTHGLSKKNSGQYDARIAALDYTLAHDDGISLRNLDQAQVIILGVSRCGKTPTSLYLAMQFGIQAANYPFTADDMDNLQLPAALKSFQHKLFGLTISPERLAAIREERRENSRYASLRQCRVEITEVEALFRKNKINYLNTTNYSVEEISTKIIDSMGLKRRMF, encoded by the coding sequence ATGATAGAAATCCATTCCCCTCAAACAATAGAAAATGAAATACTGGAACGCAGCGTATTTTTTATTTCCGATGGAACAGCAATCACGGCTGAGGTATTAGGCCATGCCGTGTTATCCCAATTTCCAATTGCTATTACTTCCTATACCTTACCTTTCGTGACAAGCAAAACCAGAGCAGAGGAAGTCAGAGAACAAATAAATGCGATATATCAGCAAACTCAAATCAAGCCATTAGTTTTTTATTCCATCATTTCGGATGAAATTAAAAGCATTATTACCCGCAGCAACGGATTTTGTCAGGATATTGTGCAAACACTCGTTGCACCATTACAGCAAGAAATTGGCCTCGAACCAAAACCAGAATTACACCGAACTCACGGTTTATCTAAAAAAAATTCGGGGCAATATGATGCACGCATTGCTGCCCTTGATTACACTCTCGCCCATGATGATGGTATTTCATTACGTAACCTTGATCAGGCTCAAGTTATTATTCTTGGCGTATCTCGGTGTGGAAAAACACCAACCAGCCTCTATCTTGCCATGCAATTTGGTATTCAGGCTGCAAACTATCCTTTTACCGCAGATGATATGGATAATTTGCAGTTACCTGCCGCTTTAAAGTCCTTTCAACATAAATTGTTTGGCCTGACTATCAGCCCTGAAAGGCTTGCTGCTATTCGTGAAGAGCGGCGTGAAAATAGTCGTTATGCTTCATTACGACAATGTCGGGTCGAAATCACTGAAGTTGAGGCTTTATTCCGAAAAAATAAGATCAATTACCTGAATACCACTAATTATTCTGTCGAGGAAATTTCGACAAAAATTATTGATAGCATGGGATTAAAACGCCGTATGTTCTAA
- a CDS encoding 3-deoxy-7-phosphoheptulonate synthase yields MYKTDELRTHRIDSLITPKTLTEQYPISDKILQSVTLSRKRIESILTGEDQRLLVIIGPCSIHDVDAALDYASRLRTLRKKYQQNLEIVMRTYFEKPRTVVGWKGLISDPMLDGSCQVNKGISLARKLLIDINELGIPTATEFLDMVTGQYIADLISWGAIGARTTESQIHREMASALSCPVGFKNGTDGNTLIAIDAIRATRAKHMFLSPDKNGQMTIYQTSGNPYGHIIMRGGKKPNYSAEDIAATCHKLREFHLPERLIVDCSHANCQKIHHRQLDIARNIGEQIRSGSTAIAGVMAESFLVEGTQKVIKGEALTYGQSITDPCLSWQDTEEFINILDQAMRNRS; encoded by the coding sequence ATGTACAAAACAGATGAGTTAAGAACCCACCGCATTGATAGCCTGATCACACCTAAAACGCTTACAGAACAATATCCTATATCAGACAAGATCTTACAAAGCGTGACATTGTCACGAAAACGTATTGAATCCATCCTAACCGGCGAGGATCAACGTCTATTGGTTATTATTGGTCCCTGCTCCATTCATGATGTTGATGCAGCCCTTGATTATGCCTCTCGCTTACGCACCCTACGCAAAAAATACCAGCAAAACCTAGAAATCGTGATGCGAACCTATTTCGAGAAACCGAGAACCGTTGTTGGCTGGAAAGGCTTAATTTCAGACCCCATGTTAGACGGTTCTTGTCAGGTTAATAAAGGGATCTCCCTTGCCCGTAAGCTCTTAATTGACATCAATGAATTAGGCATCCCGACTGCCACAGAATTTTTGGATATGGTCACTGGTCAATATATTGCTGATTTAATTAGTTGGGGAGCGATTGGCGCCAGAACAACAGAGAGTCAGATTCACCGAGAAATGGCTTCTGCCTTGTCATGTCCAGTGGGGTTTAAAAACGGGACGGATGGCAATACACTTATCGCTATTGATGCAATACGTGCGACACGAGCCAAACATATGTTTTTGTCCCCAGATAAAAATGGACAGATGACTATTTATCAAACCAGTGGGAATCCCTATGGACATATTATTATGCGTGGTGGGAAAAAACCGAATTACAGTGCTGAAGATATTGCAGCAACCTGCCACAAATTACGTGAATTTCACTTACCTGAACGTTTGATTGTGGATTGCAGCCACGCTAATTGCCAGAAAATTCATCATCGGCAATTGGATATAGCAAGAAATATTGGTGAACAGATCCGATCTGGCTCAACAGCTATTGCGGGGGTTATGGCTGAAAGCTTTTTAGTCGAAGGAACTCAAAAAGTTATCAAGGGAGAAGCGTTGACATATGGCCAATCTATTACCGATCCGTGCCTTAGCTGGCAGGATACGGAAGAATTTATCAATATTCTTGACCAAGCCATGAGAAATCGTTCCTGA